A region of Ochrobactrum quorumnocens DNA encodes the following proteins:
- a CDS encoding lytic transglycosylase domain-containing protein gives MRIKAQSKPLSLTFLKGVLLLGCAVALSACNTTSDGKPAKTALISPAENSTATASATGDTATPAAGATTVADAATPADGMQTVASLENPVLPTNVPIPGIRGQSEPMMAYAGAQAEASPASMAANMAFETPDHAPEELDALITKYSVAYDVPERLVRRVVHRESRFNPGARNGPYWGLMQISHPTARGMGYKGNAKGLLDAETNLKYAVRYLSGAYKVAGGDEGQAVRFYARGYYYDAKRKGLLQETGLDGSWKRTGPTRDAAAASSETATLPDAAVAPLPGVAPIQASYTPSAQ, from the coding sequence ATGCGTATAAAAGCTCAATCAAAACCGCTTTCTCTGACCTTTCTTAAAGGCGTTCTTCTCCTTGGTTGTGCAGTTGCTCTCAGCGCCTGTAACACGACAAGTGACGGAAAGCCTGCAAAGACCGCACTGATTTCGCCAGCTGAAAATTCAACGGCTACCGCATCTGCAACGGGCGACACGGCAACTCCAGCCGCAGGCGCAACCACAGTTGCGGATGCGGCTACTCCTGCTGATGGAATGCAGACAGTTGCATCGCTGGAAAACCCGGTTCTCCCGACCAATGTCCCTATTCCGGGCATTCGCGGCCAGTCCGAGCCAATGATGGCCTATGCTGGTGCGCAGGCGGAAGCCTCTCCAGCTTCCATGGCTGCTAACATGGCGTTTGAGACACCCGATCACGCGCCGGAAGAACTCGATGCGCTGATTACCAAATATTCTGTTGCCTATGATGTGCCGGAGCGTCTGGTGCGCCGCGTTGTGCATCGCGAAAGCCGCTTCAATCCGGGCGCGCGCAATGGACCATATTGGGGACTGATGCAGATCAGCCATCCAACTGCGCGCGGCATGGGTTATAAGGGCAATGCCAAGGGCCTTCTCGACGCCGAAACAAATCTGAAATACGCGGTTCGTTACCTCTCGGGTGCCTATAAGGTTGCCGGTGGTGATGAAGGTCAGGCCGTTCGCTTCTATGCACGCGGCTACTATTACGATGCTAAGCGCAAGGGATTGTTGCAGGAAACCGGGCTTGATGGCAGCTGGAAGCGTACCGGTCCGACCCGCGATGCTGCCGCTGCGTCATCCGAAACGGCAACTCTGCCAGATGCAGCTGTTGCTCCGTTGCCAGGTGTCGCACCAATTCAGGCTTCCTATACGCCTTCCGCGCAATAG
- a CDS encoding alpha-D-glucose phosphate-specific phosphoglucomutase, with amino-acid sequence MTVKTVATTPFQDQQPGTSGLRKKVPVFQQPNYAENFIQSVFDVLEGFKGKTLVVGGDGRFYNREVIQKVMKCAAANGFGRIMVGQGGILSTPAASNMIRKYKAFGGLILSASHNPGGPNEDFGIKYNIGNGGPAPEKITEAIFARSKVIDQYKIAEVADIDIDTIGTAKIGETEIVIFDPVTDYAELMESLFDFDAIRAMIKGGFGIKFDAMHAVTGPYAKEIFERRLDAPEGSVMNFMPLPDFGGHHPDPNLVYAKELYDLLMSDNAPDFGAASDGDGDRNLIIGRGVFVTPSDSLAMLAANAHLAPGYKDGIKGIARSMPTSAAADRVAEKLGIGMYETPTGWKFFGNLLDHGKVTICGEESSGTGSDHVREKDGLWAVLLWLNILAVRKESVKAIVAEHWARFGRNYYTRHDYEAVDSDIAKKLVSDLRGKLASLAGASVNGLKIEKTDDFAYRDPIDHSVSEHQGIRIYFEGGSRVVLRLSGTGTSGATIRIYIERYEADQAKHNLDTQETLATLIDAAEQITEVKKRSGRTEPSVVT; translated from the coding sequence ATGACTGTCAAAACAGTTGCCACCACGCCCTTTCAGGATCAGCAGCCCGGCACCTCCGGACTGCGCAAGAAAGTCCCGGTTTTCCAGCAGCCCAATTATGCTGAAAACTTCATCCAGTCAGTTTTCGATGTGCTGGAAGGTTTCAAAGGTAAAACCCTTGTGGTCGGCGGCGATGGACGCTTTTACAATCGCGAAGTGATCCAGAAAGTCATGAAATGCGCTGCTGCGAACGGCTTTGGTCGCATCATGGTCGGTCAGGGTGGTATTCTTTCGACCCCTGCCGCATCCAATATGATCCGCAAATACAAGGCTTTCGGCGGTTTGATTCTCTCTGCGAGCCATAACCCCGGCGGGCCCAACGAAGATTTCGGTATCAAATACAATATCGGGAATGGTGGCCCGGCACCGGAAAAGATCACCGAGGCGATATTCGCCCGCTCCAAGGTGATCGATCAGTATAAAATCGCTGAAGTTGCAGATATCGATATCGACACGATTGGCACGGCCAAAATTGGCGAGACTGAAATCGTCATCTTCGATCCGGTTACGGATTATGCCGAACTGATGGAGAGCCTGTTCGACTTTGACGCAATCCGCGCCATGATCAAGGGCGGCTTTGGCATCAAATTCGATGCCATGCATGCCGTCACCGGCCCTTACGCCAAAGAAATTTTCGAACGTCGCCTCGATGCACCAGAAGGCAGCGTGATGAATTTCATGCCGCTGCCGGATTTTGGTGGCCATCATCCGGACCCCAACCTCGTCTATGCCAAAGAGCTTTACGACCTGCTGATGTCGGATAATGCGCCCGATTTCGGTGCAGCATCGGATGGCGATGGCGACCGCAACCTCATTATCGGTCGTGGCGTCTTCGTGACCCCATCCGATTCGCTCGCCATGCTTGCAGCCAACGCGCATCTGGCGCCGGGTTACAAAGATGGCATCAAGGGCATTGCGCGCTCTATGCCGACGAGTGCCGCTGCTGACCGTGTGGCGGAAAAGCTCGGCATCGGCATGTATGAAACACCAACTGGCTGGAAATTCTTCGGCAATCTGCTTGATCATGGCAAGGTCACGATCTGCGGCGAAGAAAGCTCCGGCACCGGCTCAGATCATGTGCGCGAGAAGGACGGGCTATGGGCCGTTCTCCTCTGGCTCAACATTCTGGCCGTGCGCAAGGAAAGCGTAAAAGCCATCGTGGCAGAGCATTGGGCGCGTTTCGGACGCAACTATTATACGCGCCATGATTACGAAGCCGTTGATTCCGACATAGCAAAGAAGCTTGTTTCTGATCTACGCGGCAAGCTTGCAAGCCTGGCTGGCGCGAGCGTTAATGGCCTCAAGATCGAGAAGACCGACGATTTCGCCTATCGTGATCCGATCGATCATTCGGTAAGCGAACATCAGGGCATCCGCATCTATTTCGAAGGCGGGTCGCGCGTCGTTTTGCGTTTGTCAGGCACCGGCACATCGGGAGCCACTATCCGCATTTATATCGAGCGCTACGAAGCAGATCAGGCCAAGCACAATCTGGATACGCAGGAAACTTTGGCTACTCTGATTGACGCCGCCGAACAAATCACTGAAGTGAAAAAACGCAGTGGACGAACCGAGCCGAGCGTAGTTACCTAA
- a CDS encoding fumarylacetoacetate hydrolase family protein, translating to MTNYVFAPSPQTFVPVKGTEERFPVHRIYCVGQNYADHAIEMGGDPTRNPPFFFQKNPDNLVIDGGDFPYPPKTEDVHHEIELVVALKKGGSDILVETALDHVYGYAVGIDMTRRDLQAVAKKAGRPWEVAKAFEHSAPCSAIVPVSEVGHPQSAAITLKINGEQRQAGDLNQMIWKVPETIAYLSSLFVLQPGDLIYTGTPAGVGAVKRGDILQGNVDGVGTISVKVV from the coding sequence ATGACCAATTATGTTTTCGCGCCCTCACCGCAGACTTTTGTGCCTGTGAAGGGCACTGAAGAACGTTTTCCCGTGCATCGCATATATTGCGTGGGCCAGAATTATGCCGATCACGCCATCGAAATGGGCGGCGATCCAACCCGTAATCCGCCTTTTTTCTTCCAGAAAAACCCAGATAACCTTGTGATTGATGGTGGCGATTTCCCCTATCCGCCAAAGACCGAAGACGTGCATCACGAGATCGAGCTGGTTGTGGCGCTCAAGAAAGGCGGCAGCGATATCTTGGTCGAGACGGCACTTGATCATGTCTATGGCTATGCGGTCGGTATTGATATGACGCGGCGCGATTTGCAAGCTGTAGCTAAAAAGGCCGGTCGCCCGTGGGAAGTGGCGAAAGCCTTCGAACATTCAGCACCTTGCTCGGCCATCGTGCCGGTGTCTGAAGTCGGTCATCCGCAATCAGCCGCAATTACGCTGAAAATCAATGGCGAGCAGCGTCAGGCAGGTGATCTCAACCAGATGATCTGGAAAGTGCCCGAAACCATCGCGTATCTTTCGTCTCTCTTTGTCTTGCAACCGGGTGATCTGATATATACCGGCACACCGGCCGGTGTGGGTGCCGTGAAGCGGGGAGACATTCTGCAGGGAAATGTGGATGGTGTCGGCACGATTTCGGTGAAAGTTGTTTGA
- a CDS encoding nucleoside/nucleotide kinase family protein, which yields MTRCPAESLPAEILARLSNKQDRLIVAIAGPPGAGKSTLSDFLRDAINKDGVGPAVVVPMDGFHLDNAILDERGLRSRKGSPPTFDCAGFAVLLERLKKASEDIVIPAFDRTLDLARAGASIVRGEHQVLLVEGNYLLLNQEPWTRLAPFFDMTIFLDVPFAELERRLIQRWLDYGHTEGAARERALSNDIPNAELVVSTSRDAEYVVAST from the coding sequence ATGACACGTTGTCCAGCTGAAAGTCTGCCTGCGGAAATTCTTGCACGGCTTTCAAACAAGCAAGATCGTCTGATTGTCGCGATCGCTGGACCTCCCGGCGCGGGCAAGTCAACCCTGTCGGATTTTCTGCGGGACGCGATCAATAAAGACGGTGTTGGACCTGCCGTGGTCGTGCCCATGGACGGGTTTCATCTCGATAATGCAATCCTAGATGAGCGTGGGTTGCGCAGCCGCAAAGGCTCGCCGCCGACCTTTGATTGCGCAGGCTTTGCAGTACTTCTGGAGCGCTTGAAAAAAGCCTCTGAAGACATCGTCATTCCAGCTTTTGACCGCACGCTGGATCTGGCGCGTGCTGGCGCATCAATCGTTAGGGGCGAGCATCAGGTTCTGCTGGTTGAGGGTAATTATCTGCTTCTAAACCAGGAGCCATGGACGCGCCTTGCGCCGTTTTTCGATATGACTATTTTTCTGGACGTGCCTTTTGCGGAACTGGAGCGTCGTCTTATCCAGCGGTGGCTCGATTACGGGCATACTGAAGGTGCAGCCCGGGAGCGGGCGCTTTCCAATGATATTCCAAATGCCGAACTCGTGGTTTCGACTTCACGCGATGCGGAATACGTGGTCGCTTCGACATAA
- the trhA gene encoding PAQR family membrane homeostasis protein TrhA has product MDVKLPYPIKWKYDRAELWADGVVHVLGVALAFAGAIAMLIYFLPNMSAATLISSGVYLASLLAALGISAVYNIWPVSPTKWFLRRFDHSAIYLLIAGTYTPFAVHMGDRAIPLLLFVWSVAFVGIMLKLFMPGRFDRLSILLYLALGWSGVMVYDTMVQSLPSAVFWLIAAGGMVYSLGVIFHVWERLRFQNAIWHGFVVVGAALHYCAVFFVGTWN; this is encoded by the coding sequence ATGGATGTAAAACTGCCTTATCCAATTAAATGGAAATATGATCGGGCCGAGCTTTGGGCAGATGGTGTGGTCCATGTGCTGGGAGTGGCGCTTGCTTTTGCGGGTGCCATTGCAATGCTCATTTATTTCCTGCCGAACATGTCTGCAGCCACGTTGATCTCGTCCGGCGTCTATCTCGCGAGCTTGCTTGCAGCACTCGGAATTTCTGCGGTCTATAATATCTGGCCGGTTTCACCCACCAAATGGTTCCTGCGTCGCTTCGATCACTCGGCGATCTATCTGCTGATCGCTGGAACTTATACGCCCTTTGCTGTCCATATGGGTGATCGCGCCATACCACTTTTGCTCTTTGTGTGGAGCGTGGCTTTTGTTGGCATCATGCTCAAGCTGTTCATGCCGGGTCGCTTTGATCGGTTGTCGATCCTGCTTTATCTGGCATTGGGCTGGAGTGGTGTCATGGTCTATGACACCATGGTGCAATCATTGCCTTCGGCCGTGTTTTGGCTGATTGCGGCAGGCGGCATGGTTTATTCTCTGGGGGTGATCTTTCATGTGTGGGAACGCCTGCGGTTTCAGAATGCCATCTGGCACGGCTTCGTCGTGGTTGGCGCAGCACTGCATTATTGTGCGGTGTTCTTTGTAGGCACATGGAATTAG